In Arthrobacter sp. CDRTa11, one DNA window encodes the following:
- a CDS encoding GNAT family N-acetyltransferase has protein sequence MAIEYREWRDGDDLALLEIWGDPETFQAGQFRGALTVSSAGTDGTPWRRCIVAEDVVDGVGIPVAAGVVYEASLHPERLWTYIEVARDHRRAGIGATLLTMLRREAEQSPSGVSRLRAKVQPDTPGAAFAGAFGLAPIQRSRLVVVEPGALKLPVFPGKDDAGRPANDENAGSDVVMELATGSVELTDVVGRYYSAIHSWDSPGVLSVGQVQKLFLDDLTGAHGAIVLRAEPESAFGAGVAPTRKGRIRAFAVSYAEAAQDPLAPEGSSPAAAATDVFVGHDPALQPEDAAAAVRDLLALIAYQHPVMLELDDSMTALRAAVEPLLESGKARLAGAETLIVSD, from the coding sequence ATGGCCATCGAGTACCGCGAATGGCGCGACGGCGATGACCTGGCGCTGCTGGAAATCTGGGGAGACCCGGAAACGTTCCAGGCAGGCCAGTTCCGCGGCGCCCTTACAGTCTCCTCCGCCGGCACCGACGGCACGCCCTGGCGCCGCTGCATCGTGGCCGAGGACGTTGTGGACGGCGTTGGCATTCCGGTGGCCGCCGGTGTGGTCTACGAGGCGTCCCTGCATCCGGAGCGGCTGTGGACCTACATTGAAGTGGCACGGGATCACCGGCGCGCGGGCATTGGGGCCACGCTCCTGACCATGCTGCGCCGGGAAGCGGAGCAGTCGCCGTCGGGCGTTTCCAGGCTCCGCGCCAAAGTCCAGCCGGACACTCCCGGAGCCGCCTTCGCCGGCGCGTTCGGGCTTGCGCCCATCCAGCGCTCGCGGCTGGTGGTGGTGGAACCCGGCGCCCTGAAGCTGCCTGTGTTCCCCGGCAAGGACGACGCCGGCAGGCCCGCCAACGACGAAAACGCCGGCTCCGACGTCGTGATGGAACTCGCCACGGGTTCGGTGGAGCTGACGGATGTGGTGGGACGGTACTACTCAGCCATCCACAGCTGGGATTCCCCGGGAGTGCTGTCGGTGGGACAGGTGCAGAAGCTGTTCCTCGACGACCTGACCGGTGCGCATGGAGCGATCGTGCTGCGGGCCGAACCGGAGTCGGCCTTCGGCGCCGGCGTGGCCCCCACCAGGAAGGGACGGATCCGCGCCTTCGCCGTCAGCTATGCCGAGGCCGCCCAGGATCCGTTGGCTCCAGAAGGGTCCTCGCCGGCTGCGGCGGCAACGGATGTATTTGTGGGCCATGACCCGGCCCTGCAACCGGAGGATGCGGCGGCAGCCGTCCGGGACCTGCTCGCACTCATCGCGTACCAGCACCCGGTCATGCTGGAACTGGACGACTCCATGACAGCCCTGCGTGCCGCCGTCGAGCCATTGCTCGAAAGCGGCAAGGCGCGCCTGGCCGGTGCGGAAACCCTCATCGTCTCGGACTGA
- a CDS encoding alpha/beta hydrolase, with product MDQEDHEELEEGGTSGHRSGQNDGSGAPAIPARQAVITVLPASGPTLGVALVLHGGRSRSYEPVETHHLSPARMIPFARHLHRAGKSYGLAVWSMRNSVRGWNGEAMTPLQDARWALNRIRQQHPGVPVYLLGHSMGGLTALCAADDPQVAAVVALAPWLNAATPASRVAGSRVLIVHGTGDRWTSPSESLQFARRAAPQAASMQYVSLKGAGHFMFRRVRLWHALATGFVMQELSAHTGAAIPASSTLDQLLPPTAVEVTL from the coding sequence ATGGACCAAGAGGACCACGAGGAACTCGAAGAAGGCGGCACGAGCGGCCACAGGAGCGGGCAAAACGATGGGAGTGGCGCCCCCGCCATCCCGGCGAGGCAGGCGGTCATCACTGTGCTCCCGGCATCCGGACCCACACTCGGCGTGGCGTTGGTGCTGCACGGCGGCCGGTCCCGGAGCTATGAGCCCGTGGAGACCCACCACCTGAGCCCGGCCAGGATGATTCCCTTCGCCAGGCACCTGCACCGGGCCGGAAAGAGCTACGGACTGGCGGTATGGTCGATGCGGAACAGTGTGCGGGGCTGGAACGGTGAGGCCATGACGCCCCTGCAGGATGCGCGCTGGGCCCTCAACCGGATCAGGCAGCAGCATCCCGGGGTCCCGGTCTACCTGCTGGGGCATTCCATGGGAGGGCTGACAGCCCTCTGCGCCGCCGACGATCCCCAGGTGGCCGCCGTCGTGGCCCTCGCACCGTGGTTGAATGCGGCGACGCCCGCCTCACGGGTTGCCGGCAGTCGGGTGCTCATCGTGCACGGCACCGGTGACCGCTGGACCAGCCCCTCGGAGTCCCTGCAGTTCGCCCGCCGAGCCGCCCCCCAGGCCGCCTCGATGCAATACGTTTCCCTCAAAGGGGCAGGGCACTTTATGTTCCGACGGGTCAGGCTCTGGCATGCCCTGGCCACCGGTTTTGTCATGCAGGAACTCAGCGCGCACACCGGCGCCGCCATCCCGGCTTCCAGCACCTTGGATCAGCTGCTCCCTCCCACCGCGGTGGAGGTGACCCTGTAA
- a CDS encoding YibE/F family protein, protein MGSGHSHASTGHSEPTAPAVAARRKANRILAAVLIPLTLLTLAGMAMLWPSGTKEGISLANPYSAAPGVTFDTGKIQSVVVESCTQGTPSSGSSGAQQEQGQPQPGQQEPGQQGSDCTFAFTEPDQGGSPVKVVINPDVAKSHGVKAGDQIRYLNLSNAQGASASQGSPAYIFVDFVRTMPIVFLALLYALVVIAVARWRGLRALIGLVGAYFVLVSFMLPGLVEGKPPLLLALVGSTVIMIGVLYFAHGFSARTSTALLGTMFGLGITALLAAWATDAANLAGVGSHDATTLINTSANISISGVILCGLIISGLGVLNDVTITQSSAVWELYELAPGTSARKLFTSAMRIGRDHIASTVYTIAFAYAGAALPILIIVMLYNRPLGETLTSAELSEEVIRTLVGSIGLVLAIPVTTLIAVLVVKATGIRTAGQPEAALPADGATGEQGTVSPGAISPGAVNPDDVDDTGALAAAAASSRSRRATSDPAEAAGTRRGRRADRG, encoded by the coding sequence ATGGGTTCCGGTCACTCCCACGCTTCCACAGGTCATTCGGAGCCGACGGCCCCGGCTGTTGCCGCCCGGCGTAAAGCCAACCGCATCCTCGCGGCCGTGCTGATTCCGCTCACACTGCTTACCCTCGCGGGAATGGCCATGCTGTGGCCCTCCGGGACCAAAGAGGGCATTTCCCTGGCCAACCCGTATTCGGCGGCGCCCGGCGTGACCTTCGACACCGGGAAGATCCAGAGCGTGGTGGTCGAAAGCTGCACGCAGGGAACGCCGTCGTCCGGTTCTTCCGGCGCCCAACAGGAGCAGGGCCAGCCGCAGCCGGGCCAACAGGAGCCGGGCCAGCAGGGCTCGGACTGTACCTTCGCTTTCACGGAGCCTGACCAGGGCGGCAGTCCGGTCAAGGTAGTCATTAACCCGGATGTGGCCAAGTCGCACGGCGTAAAGGCCGGGGACCAGATCAGGTACCTGAACCTTTCCAACGCCCAGGGCGCATCGGCGTCGCAAGGGTCTCCTGCCTACATTTTTGTGGACTTTGTCCGGACCATGCCCATTGTGTTTTTGGCGCTGCTTTACGCCCTGGTGGTGATAGCAGTGGCACGCTGGCGCGGGCTCCGCGCCCTGATCGGACTGGTGGGCGCGTACTTTGTCCTGGTCAGCTTTATGCTTCCGGGACTGGTGGAGGGGAAGCCGCCCCTGCTGCTGGCGTTGGTGGGGTCAACGGTGATCATGATCGGGGTCCTGTACTTTGCCCACGGCTTCTCGGCCAGGACGTCCACCGCGCTCCTGGGAACCATGTTCGGCCTGGGCATTACCGCACTGCTGGCGGCCTGGGCCACGGATGCCGCCAACCTTGCCGGGGTGGGCAGCCATGATGCCACCACCCTGATCAACACGTCCGCCAACATCTCCATCAGCGGCGTGATTCTCTGCGGCCTGATCATCTCCGGCCTGGGTGTCCTCAATGACGTCACCATCACGCAGTCCTCAGCCGTGTGGGAACTCTACGAACTCGCCCCCGGCACCAGCGCCCGCAAACTGTTCACCTCAGCCATGCGGATCGGCCGCGACCACATTGCCTCCACTGTCTACACCATCGCCTTCGCCTACGCCGGTGCAGCCCTGCCCATCCTCATCATCGTGATGCTGTATAACCGTCCGCTGGGGGAGACCCTGACCAGCGCGGAGCTGTCCGAGGAGGTCATCCGGACCCTGGTGGGCTCCATCGGACTGGTCCTGGCCATTCCCGTCACCACCCTGATTGCCGTGCTGGTGGTCAAGGCCACCGGTATCCGGACAGCGGGCCAGCCGGAGGCTGCGCTGCCCGCCGACGGCGCCACGGGCGAACAAGGCACTGTGAGCCCCGGTGCCATCAGCCCGGGCGCTGTCAACCCCGACGACGTCGACGATACCGGCGCGCTTGCCGCGGCGGCAGCCAGCAGCCGGTCCAGACGCGCAACGTCAGATCCTGCCGAGGCGGCCGGCACCCGCCGCGGCCGGCGGGCAGACCGCGGCTGA
- the dusB gene encoding tRNA dihydrouridine synthase DusB, translating into MTVVATPPAPKLELPPLKLGPITVDTPVILAPMAGITNSAFRRLCREYGGGLYVAEMVTSRALVERTPESLRIISHDDDEKVRSVQLYGVDPVTVGQAVRMLVEEDRADHIDLNFGCPVPKVTRRGGGSALPWKIDLFTSIVQTAVREASKGGVPLTIKMRKGIDEDHLTYLDAGRIARDSGVAAVALHGRTAAQFYSGQADWDAIARLREALPDIPVLGNGDIWSAEDAVRMVRETGVDGVVVGRGCQGRPWLFGDLMAAFEGSDERHKPALRQVADGVYRHAQLMIETFAGDEGKALREIRKHMAWYFKGYVVGSELRTRLAMVATLEGLKDTLDELDLESPYPGVDAEGPRGRAGSPKKPALPKDWLDSRALNEAQSQDISAAELDVSGG; encoded by the coding sequence GTGACTGTTGTAGCAACGCCTCCTGCCCCCAAGCTGGAACTCCCGCCCCTGAAACTGGGTCCCATCACGGTGGATACCCCCGTGATCCTTGCCCCGATGGCCGGCATCACCAACTCCGCGTTCCGCAGGCTGTGCCGCGAGTACGGCGGCGGCCTGTATGTGGCGGAGATGGTCACCTCGCGCGCCCTGGTGGAGCGCACCCCGGAATCCCTGCGGATCATTTCGCACGACGACGACGAAAAGGTCCGGTCCGTCCAGCTGTACGGCGTGGACCCGGTCACCGTGGGCCAGGCGGTGCGGATGCTGGTCGAGGAAGACCGTGCGGACCACATCGACCTGAACTTCGGTTGCCCCGTGCCCAAGGTCACGCGGCGCGGCGGAGGCTCGGCACTGCCGTGGAAGATCGACCTTTTCACCTCCATCGTCCAGACCGCTGTCAGGGAGGCGTCGAAGGGCGGCGTGCCGCTGACCATCAAGATGCGCAAGGGCATTGACGAGGATCACCTGACGTACCTCGACGCCGGCCGGATCGCCCGTGATTCAGGAGTGGCCGCCGTCGCGCTCCACGGCCGCACTGCTGCACAGTTCTATTCTGGCCAGGCCGACTGGGATGCCATCGCCCGGCTGCGGGAAGCGCTGCCGGACATCCCCGTCCTGGGTAACGGAGATATCTGGTCGGCCGAGGATGCTGTCCGGATGGTTCGTGAAACCGGCGTCGACGGCGTGGTGGTAGGCCGCGGCTGCCAGGGCCGTCCGTGGCTGTTCGGGGACTTGATGGCCGCTTTCGAGGGCAGCGACGAACGCCACAAGCCGGCACTGCGCCAGGTGGCGGACGGCGTGTACCGGCACGCCCAGCTCATGATCGAAACCTTCGCCGGCGACGAAGGCAAGGCGCTCCGCGAGATCCGCAAGCACATGGCCTGGTACTTCAAGGGCTACGTGGTAGGCAGCGAACTGCGCACCCGGCTTGCCATGGTGGCCACCCTCGAGGGCCTCAAGGATACCCTGGACGAACTGGACCTGGAGTCGCCCTACCCTGGCGTTGACGCCGAAGGCCCCCGCGGCCGCGCGGGCTCACCCAAGAAGCCGGCGCTGCCCAAGGACTGGCTTGACTCACGGGCCCTCAACGAGGCCCAGTCCCAGGACATCTCCGCCGCGGAACTGGACGTCTCCGGTGGCTGA
- a CDS encoding deoxyguanosinetriphosphate triphosphohydrolase: protein MAETRTTAPVLPGYEVHDFARWVEEPPKNTYRSDFERDRARVLHSSALRRLGAKTQVVAPDTDDFVRTRLTHSLEVAQVGRELGRALGCDPDVVDTACLSHDLGHPPFGHNGESALNEVAHGIGGFEGNAQTLRLLTRLEPKVLAPDGRPAGLNLTRASLDAAAKYPWSALDAPVIHGQRTSKFGAYEDDLPIFNWIREGAPVRRSCLEAQVMDLADDISYSVHDVEDAIVAGHFQLRWMDNPDHRARVVGYAKQWYLPHNDPAAIDAALARLEATDVWVREADGSRKSMAALKNMTSQLIGRFCQSALETTRALYGPENLTRYNAELMVPDETVMEIAVMKGLATTFVMTTEHRQPIYERQREVLHALVTALSATGDRHLEPMFAADWRDAADDGARLRVVIDQVASLTDGSALAMYERLVGSLPSLW from the coding sequence GTGGCTGAGACCAGGACCACAGCACCTGTCCTTCCCGGCTATGAAGTCCATGACTTCGCCCGCTGGGTGGAGGAACCTCCCAAGAACACCTACCGCTCGGACTTCGAGCGGGACCGCGCCCGGGTGCTGCACTCCTCGGCTCTGCGCCGCCTCGGTGCCAAGACGCAGGTGGTGGCACCTGACACCGATGACTTTGTCCGGACCCGGCTGACCCACAGCCTGGAGGTGGCGCAGGTGGGCCGCGAACTGGGCCGTGCCCTGGGCTGCGACCCTGACGTGGTTGACACCGCCTGCCTCAGCCATGACCTGGGGCATCCTCCCTTCGGGCACAACGGCGAGTCCGCCCTGAACGAGGTGGCCCACGGTATCGGCGGGTTCGAAGGGAACGCCCAGACGCTCCGGCTGCTGACGCGGCTGGAGCCCAAGGTCCTGGCCCCGGACGGCCGCCCAGCCGGGCTCAACCTCACTCGCGCCAGCCTTGACGCTGCAGCCAAATACCCCTGGTCGGCTTTGGATGCGCCCGTCATCCATGGGCAACGCACCAGCAAGTTCGGCGCCTACGAGGACGACCTCCCCATCTTCAACTGGATCAGGGAGGGAGCACCGGTGCGCCGGTCCTGCCTGGAGGCGCAGGTCATGGACCTCGCGGACGACATCTCCTATTCAGTGCACGACGTCGAGGATGCGATCGTTGCCGGGCACTTCCAGCTGCGCTGGATGGACAACCCGGACCACCGCGCCCGCGTGGTGGGCTATGCCAAACAGTGGTACCTCCCGCATAACGATCCCGCGGCCATCGACGCCGCCCTGGCCCGCCTTGAAGCCACCGACGTTTGGGTACGGGAGGCCGACGGCAGCCGCAAGTCCATGGCTGCCCTGAAGAACATGACCAGCCAGCTCATTGGCCGGTTCTGCCAGAGCGCCCTGGAGACCACCCGCGCCCTGTACGGACCGGAAAACCTCACCCGGTACAACGCCGAGCTGATGGTCCCGGACGAGACAGTCATGGAAATCGCGGTGATGAAGGGCCTGGCCACCACCTTTGTGATGACCACCGAACACCGCCAGCCCATTTACGAGCGCCAGCGCGAAGTGCTGCACGCGCTTGTCACGGCACTGAGCGCCACCGGGGACAGGCACCTGGAGCCGATGTTTGCCGCTGACTGGCGGGACGCAGCGGACGACGGCGCGCGGCTCAGGGTGGTTATTGACCAGGTGGCGTCGCTGACCGACGGTTCCGCTCTGGCCATGTACGAACGGCTGGTGGGCAGCCTGCCCTCGCTGTGGTGA